From the Streptomonospora nanhaiensis genome, the window CGGCGCCCCAGCCCTGCCGGCGCCCGACCCCAACGACCCCTACGCCAACGTCGACTGGGACGCCATCGACTGGAGCGCGGTCGACTGGAGCGCCGTCGACTGGGACGCCATCGACTGGGAGTCCATCGACTACAGCGGCGGCGCCGCCACCCCCGCCACCGAGGGCGCCGACCCGGTGGCGCTGATCGTGGAGTCCATGGACTCCTTCGACCTTCCCGAGCCCGAGATCTCCTCCTCGCCGGCTCCGGACTCCCTGATCCTGGTCACCACCCCGGTGTGGCTGTGGATCGACGAGGCCGAATGGCAGCCCGCCACGGCCGAGGCCGAGGTCCCCGGCATGTCGCTGAGCCTCACCGCCGTGCCCCGCGCCACCCGCTGGGAGATGGGCGACGGCACCGAGGTGGTCTGCGAGGGCCCCGGCACCCCCTACGACCCCGCGACTCACGCGCCCGACGCGGAGTCGCCCGACTGCGGACACGTCTACACCCGCTCCTCCCTGGCCGAGCCCGACGACGTGTTCACCGTGCGTGCGCGCATCAGCTGGGACATCACCTGGGAGATCTCCGGGGGAGACACCGGCACGCTCGACCCCGTCACCACGACCTCCACGGTCGACCTCACGGTGCGGGAGTCCCAGGGCCTGGTGACGGAGGACGGCGCGTGAGCCCCGCGAGCGGGACCCGGACGCGCGTCGGTCCGGGCGGCGCGACCGCACCCATGACAAGGAGGACCTGGTGACCACGATGACCGGCACCCGTGGGAGTGCCGCCGAGGCGCGCCCCGCCGCCCCGCCGACCGTGCGCCTGCTGGGCACCGGCCCGCGCCGATGGCGCTGGCTCGGTCTCGGGGTGGCGATCATGACCGCCGGCGCGCTGGCCGGCGTGGTCGCCGTCGAGCAGCTCGACACCCGCCAGGGGGTGCTGGTGGCCGGCTCCGACCTCGCCGCCGGCCAGGTCCTCACGGCGGCCGACCTGGAGGTGGCCCGCATCTCCGTCTCCGACGGCGTCTCGGCGCTGACCGAGGACCGGCTGCAGGAGGCGGTCGGCAGCACCCTGGCCGTCCCGGTGCCCGAGGGCGGCGTGCTGCCCGAGACCGCCCTGGGCGCCGACGCCAGGTACCCGGCCGCCGGCGAGGCGGTCGTCGGCGCGGTCCTGGCGCCCGGCCGCTTCCCCGCCTCGCTGCAGCGCGGCGCGGCGGTCTCCGTCGTGCTCGTTGAGGGCGCCCCGGCCGGCTCCGGCGGAGGCGGCGCCCAGTCCGGCGCGGCGGCGGGCGGCGCGGCCGCCGCCGGCGACTCCGGGGTCACCGCCTACCCGGCCCGCGTGCAGTCGGTCGAGCTGTCCACGGCCGACGGCTCGGCCAACGTCGAACTGCTCGTCGACGCCCAGGTCGCCGGCCAGGTCGCGGCCGCGGCCGCCGCCGAGCAGGCCACCGTGGTGCAGGTGTCGCCCTCGGGAGGCAGCTGATGGGCCGCACCACCGCGCTGTTCTCGCTGGGCGGCGCCCCCGGGGTGACCCTCACCGCCATGGCCATGGCCGCGGTGTGGCCCGAGCAGAGGGGCGCGGCGCTGGTCGAGGCCGACGCCTCCGGCGGCGACATCGGCGCCTGGTACCGGCTGCCCGCATCGCCCGGGGTCACCGACCTCGCCGCGGCCACCCGCCGCCGCACCGCCGCCGACCCGCCCGCCGACCCCCTGGCGTTCTGCCAGACCCTGCCCGGCGGGCTGCCGGTCTGCGCCGGGCCCGCCTCTGCCGACCCCGCCCAGGGCGCGGTGCAGCTGCTGGCCACCAACAGCCCCCGGCTCGCCGCCGGCGGCGCGGCCCCCGGCGGCCCGGCCACGGTCGTCGACCTGGGCCGGCTCGCCCCGCGCACGCCCACCGCGCACCTGGCCGCCAACGCCGACGACGCCCTGCTGCTGGTCAGCGACGACCTCGCGCAGCTGCGCCGGGTCAAGCAGTCCGCGGCCGCGCTCACCGACTCCATCGGCGCCCTGCGCGTGGTGGTCGTGGGCGGCTCGGGGTCCACCTCCGAGATCGCCGCGGCCGTGGACCTGCCCGTGTGGAGCGGCCGCATCCCCCTCGACACCCGCAGCGCCGCGTTCCTGCGCGGCGAGGCCAACCTGCGCCGGCCGCAGCGCCGCCCCCTGTTCCGGGCGGCCCTGGCGCTGATCACAACCCTCGTCGAGGCTCCCGCCGACGCGCCGCCGGCGCGCCCGCAGCCCGTGGCCCAGCGCTACTCGACGGCCGCCAAGCCGCCGCCCGGCGCGGGCGAACCCGGCACCTCCGGTACGGCACCGGGCGGGCACCAGTGAGGCAAGGGAGGGCACTGTGAGCGAGATCGAGGTCTCCGTCGGCGGCGCCGACCGCTTCCTCGACCCTCAGCGGGCCGAACGCGAGGACGCCTGGACCACTTGGGTCGCCACCGAGGCCGGGCGCCGGCTCAGCGAACTGCTGCGCGGCGCCGAGGACACCGACGCCGACGAGTACCGGCGCCAGGCCGAGCGGGTGATCGCCCAGATCCTCGACGAGGCGGCGCGCACCGCGCTGGCCCAGGGCCGGGCCGTGCTCGACGCGCGCACCGAGGAGACCATCGCCGCCCGCGCACTGGCCCAGGTGTGCGGCATGGGCCCGCTGCAGCCGCTGCTGGACGACCCCGACATCGAGAACATCAACTGCAACGGCACCCAGGTGTGGGTGCGCTACGCCGACGGCACCCGCGAGCGCCGCCCCCAGCTGTTCGAGACCTCCGAGCAGCTGATCGCCCTGGTCCGCCGCATCGCCGCCGAGTCGGCCACCGGCGAGCGCAGGTTCGACCCCGGCGCGCCGATCCTGGACATGCCGCTGCCCGGCGGCGAGCGCATGAACGCCATCATGGACGTCGCGCGCGTCCCCGCCGTGTCCATCCGCCGCCACCGCTACAGCACCACCACCCTCGCCCAGCTGCGCGAGCTGGGCACCCTCGACGGCCTCGCCGAGCGGCTGCTGCGCGCGGCCGTGCTGTCGCGCCGCAACATGGTGGTCACCGGCGGCACCGGCGCGGGCAAGACCACGCTGGTGCGGGCGCTGGCCTCGGAGATCCCGCCCACCGAGCGCATCGTCACCATCGAGGACGTCTTCGAGCTGAGCCTGGACCGCGACGTCGAGGCCCACCCCGACTGCGTGGCCCTGCAGGCGCGCCCCGCCAACGTCGAGGGCGCCGGCGAGATCACCATCGCCGACCTGGTGCGCGCCGCGCTGCGGATGTCCCCGGACCGCGTGATCGTCGGCGAGACCCGCGGCCACGAGACCGTGCCGCTGCTCAACGCCATGAGCCAAGGCAACGACGGCAGCCTCACCACGCTGCACGCCGCCAACTCCGCGGGCGCGTTCACCAAGCTCGGCGCCTACGCCGCCCAGTCGGCCGAGCGCCTGCCGCTGGAGGCCACCGCCGCGCTGGTCGCCGCCGCCGTGCACCTGGTGGTGCACGTGTCGGCGCTGCCCACCGGCAGCCGCGTGGTCACCAGCATCCGCGAGGTGGTCGGCGCCGAGGGCCAGAACGTGGTCTCCAACGAGATCTACCGGCGCGACCGCACCGGTGAGCTCCTGCCGGCGGCCCCGCCCAGCCCCGCCACGGTCGACGCGCTGGCCGAGGCCGGGTTCGACGTCTCCCAGCTCAGCGCGACGATGGGCATGGGGGGGTGGTCGGCGTGAACCCCGGAGTCACCGGGTCCGTCCTGGTCGCCGTGTGCGGCGCCGTGGCGGGCGCCGGCCTGTGGGTGGCGCTCGCCGCCCTGGCCTCGGTCCCGCCCGCCACCCGCGGCGGCCGGCAGGTCTCGCTGCGCTCCGCGCTGCTGGGCGAGCACCGCCCGCTGCGCCTGGCCGGTGCCCTGGGCGGCGGCGCCCTGGTGTGGGCGGTGACCCAGTGGCCGGTGGCCGGGGTGCTGGCCGCGCTGGCCTGCTGGTGGCTGCCCACCGTGCTCGGCCCCGACCGCCACTACGAGCGGCACGTGGCCGGGGTGGAGGCGGTGGCGGCTTGGGCGGAGATGCTGCGCGACCTCATGGCCGGCGCCTCGGGCCTGCACCAGGCGATCTCCGCCACCGTGCCCATCGCCCCCGAGCCGGTGCGCGCCGAGGTCTCCCGGCTGGCCGACGACCTGCGGCGCGGCCGCTCGCCCCAGGCGGCGCTGCGCGACTTCGCCGACGAGGTCGACAACCCCACCGCCGACCTGGTGTCGGCGGCGCTGAGCACGGCCGCCTCCCGACACGCCACCGACCTGGGCGTGCTGCTGGGCAGCCTGGCCGAGGCGGCGCGCGACCAGGCGGCGATGCTGGTGCGCGTCGCGGCCAGCCGGGCGCGGGTGCGCACCTCCACCCGCATCATCATCGGGGTGACCCTGGGCATGGCCGCCCTGCTGCTGCTGTTCAGCCCCGACTACCTGGCGCCGTTCGACAGCCTGCTCGGCCAGGTCGTTCTGGCCGGGATCGGCGCGGTCTGGGGCACGGCCCTGGTGTGGATGGTGCGGATGGCGCGGCCCAAGCAGGGCCCGCGCGTCCTGGCACCGGCGAGCCCCGCGGCCCCGGCCGCCGAGAAGGCGGAGGCACCGGCATGAGCGGACCCATCCTGCTGCTGTCCGCGCTGGCCGGCCTGGCCGTGGGCGCGGGGCTGTGGCTGCTGCTGGCCGTGCGCTACTCCCGGCCGAGCCTGAGCGAGCGCCTGGCCGAGCCCGCGGCGCCCATCCACCGCCCGGTGCGCGCCGACGCCGGCGGGCCGCTGTCGCGCCTGGGCGCGGTCGGCGCGCCGCTGATGGCGGCCCTGGGCCTGCCCGGCGCCCGCGCCCGCCGCGACCTGGCGGTGTGCGAGCGCGACGCCGCCGGCTACCTCGCCGAGAAGGCCACCGGCCTGGTGCTGGGCCTGGCCGCGCCGCCGCTGCTGGCCGCGCCGCTGGCGCTGGTCGGACTGGACCTCGCCTCGCTGTGGGGCGTGGCGGCCTGGGCGGTACTGGCCGGGGTGCTGTGGTTCGCCCCCGACATGGCGCTGCGCGACGAGGCCGCCAAGCGCCGCGAGCAGATGCGGCACGCCCTGGCCGGGTTCGCCGACCTCGTCGTGGTGTCGCTGGCCGGCGGCGCCGGGGTGAACGGCGCGCTGTCCGACGCCACGGCCGTGGGCGGCGGCTGGGCCATCGGCCGCATCCGCGACGCCCTGCGCGCCGCGGCGCTGCGGCGGCTGCCGGCCTGGTCGGCGCTGCGGGAGCTGGGCGAGCAGTTCGACACCCCGGAGTTCAACGAGCTCGCCGCCAGTCTCCAGCTGGCCGGCGCCGACGGCGCGCGCGTGCGGGGTTCGCTCGCCGCCAAGGCCAAGACCCTGCGCACCCAGTTCCTGTCCGAGCTCGACGCCGAGGCGCAGTCGGCCACCGAGCGGATGAGCCTGCCCGTGGTACTGCTGTTCGCCGGGTTCCTCGGCATGCTCGGCTACCCCGCCATGACCCACATCCTGACCAGTCTGTGACCCTGTCGCGGGCTGTGCGTCCGCAGCCCGCCGTCCCCGACGAGACCACCTGGAGCCCGCGATGAAACTCCTGATCCACCTGCTTGACGACCGCGGCCGGCGCGCCCGCGGAGACGGGGGATACTCCACCGAGACGGTCGTGGTCATCGCGCTGCTGGTGGCGATGGCCATCACGGCGGTCGGGTTCATCTCCGCGACCGTCCTGGAGCGCGCCCAGAGCATCACGCTCGAATAATGGCGCGCTCCACGCCTCGTTCGGGGCGCCCGGTCGCGCACCGGACGCGCCCCCGGGCCGACGACGACCGGGGCAGCGCCGAGGTGGCCGTCGCCACCCCGCTGCTCCTGCTGCTGGTGCTGCTCGTCGTCCAGGTCGCCGTGTGGATGCACGGCGACCACACCGCGGCGAGCGTGGCCCGCCACGCCGTGGAGACGGCGCGGGCCGCCGACTCCGCCGGCGCCCAGGCGCAGGCCGAGGCGTTCGCCGACGAGATCGGCGGCAGTGTCCTGGGCAACCGCGTCATCGTCGTCGAACGCGGCGAGGTCAGCGTGCGCGTCGTCGTCGAGGCCGAGGTCCCCAGCCTGATCCCCGGCCTGACCTGGCCGGTGCGCCACGAGCTCACGGCGCCGGTGGAGCGCTTCGTCGAGCCGGGAGAGGCGGGAGGGGCCGCGCCGTGACCTCCGCGACCCTGCGCGCCGCGCCGGTGGCCGCCGGCGGGCCCGGCGGCGACCGGGGCTCCATGGCCACCGAACTCACCGTCCTCACCCCGATGCTGCTGCTGTTCGCCATGCTGATGCTGCTGGCCGGCCGCGTCACCGGCGCCGCGGCCACCGCCGACGAGGTCGCCCACGCCGCGGCGCGCGCGGCGTCCCTGGAGCGCACCCCCGCCCAGGCCGACGCGGCGGCCGCGGCCACCGCCGAGGCCGCGCTGAGCACCCACGGGCTGGTGTGCGCCGACTACGCGCTCACCGTGGACCACGGCGGCCTGCTGCCCGGGGCGGCGGTGCACGCCGTCCTGGAGTGCCATGTCGGGCTGGGTGACCTCGTCGGGCTGGACGTGCCGGGCACCCACACCATCGAGGGGGAGTCCACGGTCGTGGTCGACACCTTCCGGGGGCAGCCGTGACGGCGCCGGGCCCCGCACCCCGCACCGCGCCGGCCGCCGCACCCGCCGGGCGCGGGCGCGGCGACTCCGGCCAGGCCACGGCGTTCGTCGTGGTGCTGGCGACGTCGTTCGTGCTGTGCCTGGGCCTGGTCTTCGACGGCGGCGGCCTGCTGCGGGCCCACAGCGGCGCCCACCTGATGGCGCAGGAGGCCGCGCGGGTCGGGGTCCAGCAGATCGACTGGGCCGCCTACCGCTCCGGAGCCGAGGAGGTCGGGCTCGACCCCGTCGAGGCGAGCCGGGCCGCCCAGGCGTTCCTCGCCGACGCCGGAGCCACCGGAACCGTCACCGTCGACGGCGACACGGTCACCGTGACGTGCAGTGTCGACTACGGTTTCGTGCTGCTGCCCATCGGCTCCACCACGGTCGAGGCGACCGCCAGCGCCCGCCCCTACACTTCCCCCGCCGCGTCCGCTCCATAGCGACCGTGATCCGTGGAGGCGATATGAGCACCATCCGCCGGCTGAGCGCCCTGCTGCTGGCCCTGGCCGTCCTGGCCGGGCTGCCCTACGTGCTGCTGTGGCACCTGCCCTGGCCGTCGCTGGACCTGTCGTGGGAGACGGCGCTGGTGCACGTGCGCAGCCTCTCCGCCCCGCCGGGGGTGGCCATGGCGGCGCTCATCGTCGCCCTGTGGGCCGTCTGGGGGCTCTACGCCGCCGGAATCGCCGCCGAGGTCATCGCGCGCGGGCGCGGGGGGCGGCTGCCGTTCCGGCCGCTGGGCCCGCTGCAGGTGGTGGCCGCCACCGCGCTGGGCGCCACCGTTGCGGCGCCCACGCACGCGCTGGCCGACACCGTCCAGGTGGAGTCGGTGGACCCCGGGGAGCTGAACCTGGACGCCCCGGAGACGCCGCGCCCCCAGGTGGAGGAGTCGCCGCCGGCCGACCTCGACGACGGGCCCGCCGCCCCCGGCTCCACCGTCGAGCGGTCGCGCACCGTCGCGGGGTTCGCGCTCAACTCCGACCGGCTGACCGACCCCATGCGCGAGGACCTCACCAAGGTCGCCGACATGATCCGCGACTTCGGCTCCGCCGACCACACGGTCCACATCACCGGACACGCCGACAAGACGGGGCCCGAGGACTTCAACCGGCAGCTGTCGGAGCAGCGGGCGCGCGCGGCGGCCGACTTCCTGCGCGAGAAGCTGGGCGACGACGCGCCGCGCATCGAGACCGAGGGCGCGGGCTCCACCGACCCCCGCGAGGGCGACCTGGCGGCCCAGCGCCGGATCGAGGTCGACTACACGGTGGTCAGCGGCCAGCAGCCCGACGCGGCGCCCACCACCGCCCAGGACCGGCCGGCCGCCGAGACGCCCGAGGCCGCGCCCGCCCAGGACGCGCCGGCCGAGGCCGACGCCGGAGGCGGCGCGGACGGCGGCGGGGCCGATACCGCCGGGGCGGGGGAGGGCGCCGACGCGGCCACCGACTCCACCACCGAATCCGCCGCCGGCGAGGCGGGCGAAGGGGCCGAGGAGGGCGCGCCGGTCGTCGCGCCGCCCGTCCTGCCGACCTCGGCCGGGGGCGACACCCCCGACTTCTCCGTGGACGTCGAGAACCCGGCCGTCGTCGGCGCCATCGCGGTGGCGGGCATCGTCGGCGGCTACGCGGCGGGCCGCGGCGGGGTGCGCCTGGCGGGCCTGCGCCTGACGCTGCCGCGCCCCAAGGTCGGCGGCAGACCGCCCAAGCCGCGCGCCCTGCCCCCGGCGCCCCCGCGGCCCACGGTGGCCGACGACATCGACGAGCGGGTCACCGTGGAACTGGACCACGTGCCCGGCCTCGGGCTCACCGGTGCCGGGTCCTACGCGGCGGCCCGCCGCCTCGTGGTCAACGCGCTGGGCGACCCCGAGCAGCGGCCCGCGCGCATCCTGCTGACCGACGCGCTGGCCCAGCGGTTCCTCGGCGGCGAGGCGTACGGCGCGCTGCGCGCGCACCCCCGCGAGGAGGTGCGGATCGTGGACACCATGGAGGACGCGCTCGCCGAGCTGCAGCGCGAGCTGCACGAGCGCGCGGCCGACCCGCTGACCTCGGCCGAGGGCGACCCGCTGGTGCTGGTCACCGAGCCCGACGCGCGCCACGAGACGGCGCTGTCGGGGCTGCTGCTGCACGGCCAGCGGCGCGGGATCACCGCCGTCGTGCTGGGCCGCTGGCCGCTGGGCGGCAGCTGCGCGGTGGCGGCGGACGGGCTGATCACCGAGACCAGCCCTCCGCTGAACCCGCTGTTCCACGCGTCGTGGCCGGGGGCGAGCCAGGAGGACGTGGCGGCGGCGGTGCGCGCCCACGCGGGCGCCGGGGAGGCCGGGGACGCCGCGACGGACGCGGAGCCCGCTCCGGCGGCGCCGGCCGGCGCGGTCGACTGGGAGGCGCTGCCGGAGCGGCCGACAGCGGAGTCGGCCGGGCCGGCGGCCGACCGTGCCGACACCGAGCCGGCGGCCGAGCCGATCGCCGCCCCCGCCGGTGCGGAGGAGCCGGTGCGGCCGATGCCCCGCAAGGCCGGCCGGCGCGGCCGGGCGCGGTTCCGCCGCCTGGCGGCCGAGTCGCCCGGCGACCGCGGCGAGCGGGTGACCGACGCCGACGGGTTCTCCGCGGCCCTGCTCCCCGACACGGGCGCCGCCGACGATGCCGAGGCGGGCGCCGAAGTCACGCCGTCGGCACCGGGCACGGCCGCCGAGGAGCCGACCCGCGACTCCCGCTCCCAGCGCGCCAACGGCGCGGGCGGCCCCCAGCCGACCGGCTCCGCCGCCCCGCCGGTCCCAGGCGCGCGGCCCACGCCGGCCGAACCGGCAGAGGCGTCCGCGCCTGCTCGGTCGCCTGATGCGCCCGACGCGGCCGTGCCGGCGGCCCTCGCCGTGCCCGCCCCGCCGACCGAACTGCCCGGCGCGGTGCCGGGCGTGGGGCGATACGCCCCTGTCGGCCCGGTCTCGCCGCTGCGGCGCGATGGCGGCGCCGGCCGACCCGGTCGGCCCGCCCCCGAGACGGCGCCCGCCGACGCGTCCGCCGGCGCGGCGGCCCCGCCCGAGGCGGCCGAGGACCCGGCGCGGACGGAGCGGACCGCACCGCCGCGCCGCCCCGGCGCCGGCGCGGCCGGCGGCACCGCCGCCGAGGTCTCCGCCGGCACCGGGCCCGCGCCCGCGGACACCGAAGCGGAGAAACCGCCCGCTCCCGCCGGGACGGCCGTGCCGTCGCGCCGGCGCGGCCGGTTCGCCCGGCTGGGCGACCGCGCCGAGAGGACGAGCCGCGCGGCGGACACGGCCGGGCAGCCGCCCGCCGCCGCGCCGGCGCCCGACGAGGGAGCCGACAACGCGGCGACCTCGGGCCCAGGCTCGGGTGCCGCGCCGCGCCGGAGCGACCTCACCCCCCGCGCGGCCCGGGTGCGGCGGATGCGGGAGGTGCAGGCCGACGCCGACCGCGAGGAGGCCCGGCCGACCGGCGACGCCGCCGACCGCGATCCCCAGGGCGCCGCCGACCCCGCGGGCGCCGACGGCGACACCGACCACGACGGCGGCTCGCCCCGCCTGCCGCGCAAGCCCAAGAAGGCCGGCCGAGGCCGCGCCTGGCGCCCACGCGAGACCACCTGAGACCCGCGCCCCCCGGCCGCCCCGACGCGGCCCGGGACGGCCCCGGGCGGCTCCGCCGCCCAAGGAGCGGCCGGCGGGAGCCCTGGCGCTCGCCCGCCGCCCGCGCCTGGAGCGGGTCGGCCGCCCACATGGGTGTGCCGCGGGCTTGCGGAAGGGACGGGCGCTGTCCCGGTCGGCCCCCGCGTTCGCCCGCCGCCCGCGGCCTGAGCGGTCCGGTCGCGCGGGCACGCCCCTCGGCGTGCCCGGGATCGGGACGCGCGTGGGCCGGTCTCTCGGCGTGCCCGGGAGCCGCCGTGCCGGGCCCTTCGGCGTGCCGCGCGGCCGGAGTCGGCCACCCGGTCGGGGAATGGAGTGCGTAACACCTGACCTGGGCGTCCGTGCGCCCGCGGCGCCCCGGCGGGTGATCGGCGTGTGCCGGACGGCGGTGTTCCCCGAGGGGGTAAGGTGGCCCCCGCCCGCGACTCCCGGCGGGGGCGCCCCGGAGCCCTCTCCGGCCGCCGCGCGCCTTCGGCGCCCGCGCCGCGCCCGCTCCCCCGTCCAGGGTGCCCCGGCGGTGCTTTCGTGCGGTGTGGTTGTCGGCACACCGCCGCTTCCGCGCAGGTGAGGACGTTGCGGACACGCCCGGCCACCCCTCGTGGTTTTCCCCGGGATGACCAGCGGGAAGACCCGCGGCGGTTGCGCGGGGGACTTGCGTGGCTGGTGTGGCGGTCGTAGGTTGACCACAACATCTAGTGCTCGTCGTGGAACACGCGGCCTAGAAATTGTGCTTTAGTAGGTACCCGTTCCTTCGGGGGCGCCCGTGCGGCGGGTGTTCCGCGAGGCGGACCAAGCGCCCTTCGCCGCCGGGACACCGGCGCTGACGCGCATGCGCGCGGCACGCCGGCCCGGCCGGTGCGGGGGCGCCGCGAGAGACGACGACGATCTTGGGGAGGCGCATCGGCGTGCACTGTCCGTTCTGCCGCCATCCCGACACCCGGGTGATCGACAGCCGCTCCACCGACGACGGCGCGGCCATCCGGCGCCGCCGCTCGTGCCCGAGCTGCGAACGCCGCTTCACCACGCAGGAGACCGTGCTGCTGATGGTCGCCAAGCGCTCGGGGGTCACCGAGCCCTTCTCGCGGAGCAAGATCGTCGCCGGGGTGCGGCGCGCCTGCCAGGGGCGCCCGGTCACCGAGGACGCCCTCGCCAAGCTCGGCCAGCGGGTCGAGGAGGAGATCCGCTCGCGCGGAGTCGCCGAGGTCCCGGCACACGAGATCGGCCTGGCCATCCTGGGTCCGCTGCGCGAACTGGACGAGGTCGCCTACCTGCACTTCGCCTCGGTCTACCGCGGGTTCGAGTCCCTGGCGGACTTCGAGCACGAGATCGCCATGCTGCGGGCCGACCGGGAGAAGGCGCGGCACGAGGACTAGCGCGCGGCGGCGGCCGGGCGAGCACGGCACGCACCGGTCCCCACGGCAGTGGGGCGGTGCCTGGTATGGGTTCAGATGAGGAGCAGGGGGAGCGAGATGACGGAGACCGCCAGCGGGGCGGCCCGCAAGGGCAAGGACCGGCGCAAGGGCCTGAAGATCGAGCGGGTCTTCACCACGCCGGGCGTGCACCCATATGACGCGGTCGAGTGGGAGCGCCGGGACGTCGTCATGACCAACTGGCGCGACGGGTCGGTCAACTTCGAGCAGCGCGGCGTCGAGTTCCCCGCCTTCTGGTCGATGAACGCCACCCAGATCGTCTCCAGCAAGTACTTCCGGGGGGCCCTGGGCACCCCGCAGCGCGAGTGGAGCCTCAAGCAGCTCGTGGACCGGGTGGTGGGCACCTACACCGCCACCGGCCGCGCGCACGGCTACTTCGCCACCGACGAGGACGCCGAGATCTTCGACCACGAGCTGAAGCACGCGCTGATCCACCAGCTGTTCAGCTTCAACTCGCCGGTCTGGTTCAACGTGGGCACGGCCTCCCAGCAGCAGGTCTCGGCCTGCTTCATCCTCTCCGTGGACGACACCATGGAGTCGATCCTCGACTGGTACAAGGAGGAGGGGATCATCTTCAAGGGCGGCTCGGGGGCCGGGGTGAACCTCTCCCGCATCCGCTCCAGCAAGGAGCTGCTGTCCTCGGGCGGCACCGCCTCGGGCCCGGTGTCGTTCATGCGCGGCGCCGACGCCTCGGCGGGCACCATCAAGTCCGGGGGCGCCACCCGCCGCGCCGCCAAGATGGTGGTCCTCGACGTCGACCACCCCGACATCGAGGACTTCGTGGAGTCCAAGGCGCGCGAGGAGGACAAGATCCGCGCGCTGCGCGACGCCGGCTTCGACGTCGACCTGGGCGGCGCCGACATCGTCAGCGTGCAGTACCAGAACGCCAACAACTCGGTGCGGGTCTCCGACGCCTTCATGCGCGCCGTCGAGACCGGCTCGGACTTCGGCCTGACCTCGCGCACCACCGGCGAGGTGCTGGCCACCGTCGACGCCAAGGAGCTGTTCCGCAAGATGGCGCGGGCGGCGTGGGAGTGCGCCGACCCCGGGCTCCAGTACGACGACACCATCAACGACTGGCACACCACCCCCGAGAGCGGGCGCATCACCGCCAGCAACCCCTGCTCGGAGTACGTCCACCTGGACAACTCCTCCTGCAACCTCGCCTCGATCAACCTGCTGAAGTTCCTCGGCGACGACGACACCTTCCAGATCGACACGTTCGTCAAGCTCACCGAGCTGATCATCACGGCGATGGACATCTCCATCACCTTCGCCGACTTCCCCACCGAGAAGATCGGCGAGACCACCCGCGCCTTCCGCCAGCTGGGCATCGGCTACGCCAACCTCGGCGCGCTGCTGATGGCCACCGGCCACGCCTACGACTCCGACGGCGGGCGCGCCGTGGCCGCCGCCATCACCTCCCTGATGACCGGCACCGCCTACAAGCGCAGCGCCGAGCTGGCCGGGGTCGTCGGCCCCTACGAGGGCTACGCCAAGAACGCCGACGCCCACAAGCGGGTCATGCGCAAGCACGCCGCCGCCAACGACGACGTGCGCACCATCGGCGACATGGACCGCGCCATCCACACGGCGGCCACCGCGGCGTGGGAGAAGTGCCTCAAGACGGGCGAGAAGAACGGCTGGCGCAACGCCCAGGCCAGCCTGCTGGCGCCCACCGGCACCATCGGCTTCATGATGGACTGCGACACCACCGGCATCGAGCCCGACTTCTCGCTGGTCAAGTACAAGAAGCTGGTCGGCGGCGGCTCCATGCAGATCGTCAACCAGGCCATCCCGCGGGCGCTGAAGAACCTCGGCTACCAGCAGGAGCAGGTCGAGGCGATCGTGGAGTACATCTCCGAGAACGGCCACGTGGTCGACGCCCCGGGCCTGCGCCCGGAGCACTACGAGGTGTTCGACTGCGCCATGGGCAAGCGCTACATCAAGCCCATGGGCCACGTGGAGATGATGGCGGCGGTCCAGCCGTTCCTCTCCGGCGCGATCTCCAAGACGGTGAACGTGCCCGAGGAGGCCACCGTCGAGGACTTCGAGCACATCTACTTCCAGGGCTGGAAGCTGGGGCTCAAGGCACTGGCGGTCTACCGCGACAACTGCAAGGTCGGCCAGCCGCTGTCCACCGGCTCCGGCGAGAAGAAGACCGCGGACACCCCGCAGGAGGCGCCCGCGCCGCAGGTCGTGGAGGTCAACCGGCCGGTGCGCCGGCGCCTGCCCAAGAAGCGGC encodes:
- a CDS encoding vitamin B12-dependent ribonucleotide reductase; this translates as MTETASGAARKGKDRRKGLKIERVFTTPGVHPYDAVEWERRDVVMTNWRDGSVNFEQRGVEFPAFWSMNATQIVSSKYFRGALGTPQREWSLKQLVDRVVGTYTATGRAHGYFATDEDAEIFDHELKHALIHQLFSFNSPVWFNVGTASQQQVSACFILSVDDTMESILDWYKEEGIIFKGGSGAGVNLSRIRSSKELLSSGGTASGPVSFMRGADASAGTIKSGGATRRAAKMVVLDVDHPDIEDFVESKAREEDKIRALRDAGFDVDLGGADIVSVQYQNANNSVRVSDAFMRAVETGSDFGLTSRTTGEVLATVDAKELFRKMARAAWECADPGLQYDDTINDWHTTPESGRITASNPCSEYVHLDNSSCNLASINLLKFLGDDDTFQIDTFVKLTELIITAMDISITFADFPTEKIGETTRAFRQLGIGYANLGALLMATGHAYDSDGGRAVAAAITSLMTGTAYKRSAELAGVVGPYEGYAKNADAHKRVMRKHAAANDDVRTIGDMDRAIHTAATAAWEKCLKTGEKNGWRNAQASLLAPTGTIGFMMDCDTTGIEPDFSLVKYKKLVGGGSMQIVNQAIPRALKNLGYQQEQVEAIVEYISENGHVVDAPGLRPEHYEVFDCAMGKRYIKPMGHVEMMAAVQPFLSGAISKTVNVPEEATVEDFEHIYFQGWKLGLKALAVYRDNCKVGQPLSTGSGEKKTADTPQEAPAPQVVEVNRPVRRRLPKKRPSQTVSFSVGGAEGYITAGSYPDDGLGEVFMKLGKQGSTLAGVMDAFSIAISIALQYGVPLETYVEKFTNMRFDPAGMTDDPDIRMAQSVVDYIFRRLALDYLPYEERAALGVLSAEERRAQANGEDPAQVAAQVESYAQSAPVAPAESAAESTGEQGARPAPSTEVHTTTELVERQQGFVADAPLCVTCGTKMRPSGSCYVCEGCGSTSGCS